The Neisseria subflava genome has a segment encoding these proteins:
- a CDS encoding D-amino acid dehydrogenase codes for MKVLVLGAGVAGVSSAWYLAEAGHEVTVIDRAEGVAIETSFANAGQLSYGYTTPWAAPGIPTKALKWLFKSHPPLLFRPDGSLYQIEWLWQMLQNCTAARYQINKERMVRISEYSREMFRRFEAQTGMNFEGRKKGTLQIFRQAKEVEAAEQDIAVLERYGVPYRRLKPEECAEFEPALARVTAKIAGGLHLPADATGDCHLFTQNLYKLCLEKGVQFHFNRTIHRIEHNGQRISAVETETERFEADAFVCALGCFSRTVLAQLDLNLPIYPVKGYSLTLPVTNSDGAPVSTVLDESYKVAITRFDNRIRVGGMAELSGYEIKLPEKRRETLALVVNDLFPEGGDLNQALFWSGLRPMTPDSTPLIGRTRFDNLFLNTGHGTLGWTMSLGSAKLTADIVSGKDAEIRSDDLSLSRYQA; via the coding sequence ATGAAAGTGCTTGTTTTAGGTGCCGGCGTGGCAGGCGTATCTTCCGCGTGGTATCTGGCAGAGGCAGGACATGAAGTAACGGTCATCGACCGCGCCGAGGGCGTGGCGATAGAAACCAGTTTTGCCAATGCAGGCCAGCTTTCTTACGGCTATACCACGCCCTGGGCTGCACCCGGCATTCCGACCAAAGCGCTGAAATGGCTGTTTAAAAGCCATCCGCCTTTACTGTTTCGCCCCGACGGCAGCCTGTATCAAATCGAATGGCTGTGGCAAATGCTGCAAAACTGCACGGCAGCGCGCTATCAAATCAATAAAGAGCGCATGGTCAGGATTTCCGAATACAGCCGTGAAATGTTCCGCCGTTTTGAAGCGCAAACCGGCATGAATTTCGAAGGGCGCAAAAAAGGGACGTTGCAGATTTTCCGCCAAGCCAAAGAAGTCGAAGCGGCAGAACAAGACATTGCCGTTTTGGAACGCTACGGCGTACCCTACCGTCGTCTGAAACCCGAAGAATGCGCAGAATTCGAGCCTGCACTTGCACGCGTTACCGCCAAAATTGCCGGCGGTCTGCACCTGCCTGCGGATGCGACCGGCGACTGCCACCTCTTCACCCAAAACCTGTACAAACTGTGTCTGGAAAAAGGCGTACAGTTCCATTTCAACCGAACCATCCACCGCATCGAACACAACGGCCAGCGCATCAGCGCAGTGGAAACTGAAACAGAACGGTTTGAAGCAGATGCCTTCGTCTGCGCGCTCGGCTGCTTCAGCAGGACGGTTTTGGCGCAGTTGGACCTCAATCTGCCCATTTATCCCGTCAAAGGCTATTCCTTGACCCTGCCGGTCACAAATTCCGACGGCGCGCCGGTGTCCACCGTTTTGGACGAAAGCTACAAAGTCGCCATCACACGATTCGACAACAGAATCCGCGTCGGCGGTATGGCGGAATTGTCCGGCTACGAAATCAAACTGCCCGAAAAACGCCGCGAAACCTTGGCTTTGGTCGTCAACGATTTATTCCCCGAAGGCGGCGACTTGAATCAGGCATTGTTCTGGAGCGGCCTCAGACCGATGACACCCGACAGCACGCCGCTAATCGGCCGTACCCGCTTTGACAACCTGTTCCTGAATACGGGTCACGGCACTTTGGGTTGGACCATGTCGCTGGGCTCGGCAAAATTGACCGCCGATATCGTGAGCGGCAAAGACGCCGAAATCCGCAGCGACGACTTGAGCCTGTCGCGCTATCAGGCTTAA
- a CDS encoding alanine/glycine:cation symporter family protein, translated as MQMFLDNLKAFFETISGWVWGPIMLMLLVGTGILLTVLLKGLQFTMLGYALKQAFVPSKKHENGEDHEGDISHFAALMTALSATIGTGNIAGVATAVVTGGPGAVFWMWMTAVFGMATKYGEGVLAVKYRVTNSKGEMSGGPMYYIEKGLGKNWKWMAVAFALFGTFASFGIGSSVQSNSVAQAVQTSFGVEPAYTGVILTVLTAIVLLGGIKGIAKAASFIVPAMAVFYVVGGISIIVVNSDALMPAVKLIFSDAFSAQAVAGGAIGTVIRYGVARGVFSNEAGMGSAPIAAAAAKTDHPVRQALVSMTGTFLDTIVVCSITGIVLVMGLLGAGGEFVKPELSGAALTTVTFQKMLPGIGGWIVTIGLIFFAYSTILGWCYYGEKCAVYVFGERFAGLYRVGYVSSVMLGTVLSLDLVWLASDTFNGLMALPNLIALLLMAKVIVNETRDFKQKIKNGELPH; from the coding sequence CTCAAAGCCTTTTTCGAAACCATTAGCGGCTGGGTCTGGGGACCTATTATGTTGATGCTGCTGGTCGGTACGGGCATTTTGCTGACCGTTTTGCTGAAAGGTTTGCAGTTCACCATGTTGGGTTATGCGCTGAAACAGGCGTTTGTGCCGTCAAAGAAGCATGAAAACGGCGAAGACCATGAAGGCGATATTTCCCATTTCGCGGCGTTGATGACCGCGCTGTCGGCCACCATCGGTACGGGCAATATCGCCGGCGTGGCGACTGCGGTGGTAACCGGCGGCCCGGGCGCGGTATTTTGGATGTGGATGACCGCCGTTTTCGGCATGGCCACCAAATACGGCGAGGGCGTGTTGGCGGTGAAATACCGCGTGACCAACTCCAAAGGCGAGATGTCCGGCGGCCCGATGTATTACATCGAAAAAGGCTTGGGCAAAAACTGGAAATGGATGGCCGTCGCGTTTGCCCTGTTCGGCACATTCGCTTCCTTCGGTATCGGCAGCTCGGTGCAGTCCAACTCGGTTGCGCAGGCAGTGCAAACCAGCTTCGGCGTCGAGCCTGCCTACACCGGCGTGATATTGACCGTATTAACGGCCATCGTGCTTTTGGGCGGCATTAAGGGCATCGCCAAAGCCGCGTCCTTTATCGTGCCTGCCATGGCCGTATTTTATGTAGTGGGCGGTATTTCCATTATTGTCGTGAATTCTGACGCACTGATGCCTGCCGTCAAACTGATTTTCTCCGATGCGTTTAGCGCGCAAGCTGTGGCCGGCGGTGCCATCGGCACGGTCATCCGCTACGGCGTGGCACGTGGTGTGTTCTCCAATGAAGCGGGCATGGGTTCTGCGCCGATTGCCGCCGCCGCCGCGAAAACCGACCACCCCGTCCGTCAGGCATTGGTTTCCATGACCGGTACGTTTTTGGACACCATCGTTGTCTGCTCGATTACCGGTATCGTGTTGGTTATGGGTCTGCTCGGCGCAGGCGGCGAGTTTGTCAAACCTGAATTGAGCGGCGCGGCGCTGACAACCGTCACGTTCCAAAAAATGCTGCCCGGCATCGGTGGCTGGATTGTTACCATCGGCCTGATTTTCTTTGCCTACTCAACCATTCTCGGCTGGTGTTATTACGGCGAGAAATGCGCGGTGTACGTTTTCGGCGAACGCTTTGCCGGACTGTACCGCGTGGGTTACGTCTCTTCCGTCATGCTGGGTACCGTATTGAGCCTTGATTTGGTGTGGCTGGCTTCGGATACGTTCAACGGCTTGATGGCATTGCCCAACCTGATTGCGCTTTTGTTGATGGCGAAAGTCATCGTCAATGAAACGCGCGACTTCAAACAAAAAATCAAAAACGGCGAATTGCCGCATTGA